The following are encoded in a window of Zymoseptoria tritici IPO323 chromosome 4, whole genome shotgun sequence genomic DNA:
- a CDS encoding calnexin protein (putative calnexin, calcium-binding protein precursor cnx1, ER protein), whose protein sequence is MRVTSLLALGCYAAVSAAQDADVEDEAAKSSSVDASLPKFTPTTLKAPFLEQFTEGWDSRWKPSHAKKENTDEEWQFVGNWEVEEPTVLKGMEGDKGLVLKDKAAHHAISAKFDAPIDNKGKTLVVQYEVKLQNFLECGGAYMKLLQQNAALGTDEFSNASPYIIMFGPDKCGSTNKVHFIFRHKNPKTGEYEEKHMDGAPSAVINKLTNLYTLIVRPDQSFEVLINGESKKNGTLLENFTPSVNPPAEIDDPEDKKPEDWVDAATIQDPDAKKPEDWDEDAPYEIVDETAEKPEDWLENEPLTIPDPEAEKPEDWDDEEDGDWVPPQVSNPKCDDVSGCGPWEKPMIKNPKYVGKWTAPFIDNPAYKGVWAPRKIANPNFFEAKTPADFEPMGAIGFELWTMNENILFDNIYIGHDEAAAKEFRAATFDIKKPAEEKAEKASKPVEDKAEKKSPMDLVFTEDPVTYIKEKSALFIELFQKNPIDAIKFVPEVAGVIGVTLLTLLLLLFGGGAAAAPSAEEIRARAKEAKAKAEKTKDQVADAVASGAEKAKDEVNKRNTRSGAAQ, encoded by the exons ATGCGTGTCACCTCTCTTCTGGCGCTCGGCTGCTATGCTGCCGTTTCAGCCGCGCAGGACGCTGATGTCGAAGACGAGGCCGCAAAGTCATCATCAGTCGATGCATCTCTGCCCAAATTCACA CCCACCACATTGAAGGCACCCTTCCTCGAGCAATTCACCGAAGGATGGGACAGCAGATGGAAGCCATCCCACGCGAAAAAGGAAAACACCGATGAGGAGTGGCAATTCGTCGGAAActgggaggtcgaggagccCACCGTGCTCAAGGGAATGGAGGGCGACAAGGGCCTCGTGCTGAAGGACAAGGCGGCCCACCACGCCATCTCGGCCAAATTTGACGCTCCCATCGACAACAAGGGCAAGACTCTGGTCGTGCAATACGAGGTCAAGCTTCAAAACTTCCTCGAGTGCGGTGGCGCCTACATGAAGCTTCTCCAGCAGAACGCGGCGCTCGGCACGGATGAGTTCTCCAATGCCTCGCCGTACATTATCATGTTCGGTCCCGACAAGTGTGGGTCTACCAACAAGGTCCACTTCATCTTCCGCCACAAGAACCCCAAGACGGGCGAGTATGAGGAGAAGCACATGGACGGCGCTCCGTCGGCTGTGATCAATAAGTTGACCAACTTGTACACTTTGATTGTCAGACCCGACCAGAGCTTCGAGGTTCTCATCAATGgcgagtcgaagaagaacggCACTCTCCTTGAGAACTTCACTCCATCGGTCAACCCACCGGCCGAGATTGATGACCCCGAGGACAAGAAGCCAGAGGACTGGGTTGACGCTGCCACGATCCAAGACCCTGACGCCAAGAAGCCCGAGGACTGGGACGAGGACGCTCCATACGAGATTGTCGACGAGACCGCCGAGAAGCCCGAGGACTGGCTTGAGAACGAGCCTCTCACCATTCCCGACCCCGAGGCTGAGAAGCCAGAGGACtgggatgatgaggaggatggtgacTGGGTTCCTCCTCAGGTTTCCAACCCCAAGTGTGACGATGTTTCCGGATGTGGTCCATGGGAGAAGCCGATGATTAAAAACCCGAAGTACGTGGGCAAGTGGACCGCTCCATTCATCGACAACCCGGCTTACAAGGGCGTCTGGGCTCCTCGCAAGATTGCCAACCCCAACTTCTTCGAGGCTAAGACGCCAGCTGATTTTGAGCCAATGGGCGCT ATCGGTTTCGAGCTCTGGACCATGAACGAGAACATCCTCTTCGACAACATCTACATCGGCCACGACGAAGCCGCCGCCAAGGAATTCCGCGCCGCCACCTTCGACATCAAGAAGCCCGCCGAAGAAAAAGCCGAGAAGGCCAGCAAGCCCGTGGAGGAcaaggccgagaagaagtcccCGATGGACCTCGTCTTCACCGAGGATCCCGTCACCTACATCAAGGAGAAGAGCGCACTCTTCATCGAGCTCTTCCAGAAGAACCCCATCGACGCCATCAAGTTCGTTCCCGAGGTCGCTGGTGTTATTGGTGTTACGCTTCTTActctgttgctgctgctgtttggtggtggtgcggcGGCCGCTCCTTCCGCGGAGGAGATCCGGGCGAGGGCTAAggaggcgaaggcgaaggcggagaagacgaaggatCAGGTTGCTGATGCGGTTGCGAGTGGtgcggagaaggcgaaggacgAGGTCAACAAGAGGAACACGAGGAGTGGTGCTGCGCAGTAA
- a CDS encoding putative major facilitator superfamily transporter (MFS-MDR transporter belonging to the DHA2 subfamily. These type of MFS transporters are implicated in MDR and secretion of fungal secondary metabolites.), translating to MSTTTDNAAPSADTTASNSPIDDHHAATDKETAPDTTRDSSPDGEPAQKEADDEVDPLNSNGLIQGRTKGKVAVIMAALMMAVFLAALDVTIITTALPTISQHFNSAAGYTWIGSAFLLANASSIPVWGKVSDIFGRKPMLLAANVIFLVGSLVAALAYSIGMLIAARAVQGIGAGGLVILVNIVIGDLFPLNIRGAFYGLIGGVWAIASSLGPIIGGAFTQSVTWRWCFYINLPLDGIAFFILLFFLDVKTPRTPFMQGLKAIDWVGVLLIVGGTLMFLFGLQYGGVTAPWDSALVLCLIIFGVLTLALFLLYEWKFAKYPIMPMAIFSSVTNRATLGVVFIHGFVFISASYYLPLYFQAILGASPLLSGVYLLPHAIALAVSSLATGIFVAKTRKFLPPIYFAFFMLTLGFGLFINLDAHSGWAKIIIYQIIAGLGVGPLFQAPIIALQAHINPRDIGTATATLGFIRQLSTAISVVVGDVVYQNQFSKKFDTVAAAIGPQAAEELTGGNAGASTAFINDLPNPGRRVVREQFAKSLQPMWILYTCCATVGLVVMFFVQKKVLTAKHEETKTGLEAERENAAARKREKEERRGKARGAVEKDVEAGS from the exons ATGAGCACGACCACCGATAACGCTGCTCCATCAGCAGACACCACTGCAAGCAACTCCCCCATCGACGACCATCATGCCGCCACCGACAAGGAGACCGCTCCGGATACAACACGCGACTCCAGCCCCGATGGCGAACCCGCGCAAAAGGaagccgacgacgaggttGATCCACTAAACAGCAATGGCCTCATTCAAGGCCGTACAAAAGGCAAGGTCGCCGTGATCATGGCCGCTCTGATGATGGCCGTCTTTCTCGCCGCTCTAGACGTCACCATTATCACCACGGCCCTGCCAACCATTAGTCAACACTTCAATTCCGCCGCAGGATACACCTGGATCGGATCCGCATTCTTACTGGCAAACGCTTCGTCCATTCCGGTCTGGGGCAAAGTGTCCGATATTTTCGGGAGAAAGCCAATGTTGCTGGCCGCGAATGTCATCTTCTTAGTGGGCTCGCTGGTGGCGGCTTTGGCTTATAGTATTGGTATGTTGATCGCTGCGAGAGCGGTGCAGGGTATCGGTGCGGGTGGACTGGTCATTTTGGTGAACATCGTTATTGGTGACCTCTTCCCATTGAACATTCGTGGTGCGTTCTACGGACTGATTGGAGGTGTCTGGGCGATTGCATCGAGCTTGGGACCGATCATCGGAGGCGCTTTCACGCAGAGTGTGACTTGGCGATGGTGTTTTTACATCAATCTG CCCCTCGACGGCAtcgccttcttcatcctcctcttcttcctcgacgtcAAAACCCCACGCACGCCGTTCATGCAAGGCCTCAAAGCCATCGACTGGGTCggcgtcctcctcatcgtcggcggcacCCTAATgttcctcttcggcctcCAATACGGCGGCGTGACCGCACCCTGGGACTCAGCTCTCGTCCTCTGCCTCATCATCTTCGGCGTCCTCACTCtcgctctcttcctcctctacGAGTGGAAATTCGCCAAATACCCCATCATGCCCATggccatcttctcctccgtcaCCAACCGCGCCACCCTCggcgtcgtcttcatccatggcttcgtcttcatctccgcctcctACTACCTCCCTCTCTACTTCCAAGCTATCCTTGGCGCCTCCCCGCTCCTCTCCGGCGTTTACCTCCTCCCCCACGCCATCGCGCTTGCcgtctcttccctcgcaACGGGAATCTTCGTCGCCAAGACCCGCAAATTCCTTCCGCCCATCtacttcgccttcttcatgCTCACCCTCGGCTTCGGCCTCTTCATCAACCTCGACGCCCACTCCGGCTGGGCCAAAATCATCATCTACCAAATCATCGCCGGTCTCGGCGTGGGACCTCTCTTCCAAGCTCCCATCATCGCTCTCCAAGCACACATCAACCCCCGCGACATCGGCACCGCGACCGCCACTCTCGGCTTCATCCGCCAACTCTCCACCGCCATCTCCGTCGTAGTCGGCGACGTCGTCTACCAAAACCAATTCTCCAAGAAATTCGACACCGTCGCGGCGGCGATTGGTCCACAAGCTGCAGAGGAACTCACGGGTGGTAATGCGGGTGCTTCGACGGCGTTCATCAACGACCTTCCGAACCCGGGGAGGAGGGTCGTGAGAGAGCAGTTTGCGAAGAGTTTGCAGCCGATGTGGATCTTGTATACGTGTTGCGCGACGGTGGGCTTGGTGGTGATGTTCTTCGTGCAGAAGAAGGTGTTGACGGCGAAGCATGAGGAGACGAAGACGGGgttggaggcggagagggagaatgctgcggcgaggaagagggagaaggaggagaggagggggaagGCGAGGGGtgcggtggagaaggatgtTGAGGCTGGGAgttga
- the SNT2401 gene encoding histone deacetylase complex protein (SIN3 component; histone deacetylase complex), whose protein sequence is MEQAPQHQSQPGPPPHLHQPVALGPRTVHGPNGLLSNPGLGGQPQHPHLPLGAPSGPANIFAGGPVQPNQGQQMPGLLGPYGAPAQGTPQHPQEQHTPQQQTPQGGPQAQGQGPGQQPILNDALSYLDQVKVQFADHPDVYNRFLDIMKDFKSGAIDTPGVIGRVSTLFAGNPQLIQGFNTFLPPGYRIECGADDDPNAIRVTTPMGTTVSSLPQPRPLSQQGLPESSRPANGTFTPQPGGQGAQMMFSPSGRPLGPVAPNQPQHLSPLEATRQQQEQQAMHQQEQRGVNSLQSAVSAAAGGAGLRAGVSPRATPMPDQDASAMIDASQAGMEKRGPVEFNHAISYVNKIKNRFSAHPDIYKQFLEILQTYQRESKPIQDVYGQVTHLFKTAPDLLEDFKQFLPESAAQAKAAERARQEAENNVLISNVRGEGGGGGIYGSPVMSREAHMGTPGGTGRGLPPVGNFAPTPASKDNKRKRDQRQGTAGSIPDGVAGPAANKAQFPGQPGKRAKPNHTVAKGPIEPPPSSPTLIPALPAPIEPTTTSAATSEELSFFDKAKKAIGNKNTMNEFLKLCNLFSQDLIDRTVLVHRARFFIGANADLMKWFQEWVGYDERDIVVENKPRVPSGRVMLSNCRGLGPSYRLLPKRERQKPCSGRDELCNSVLNDEWASHPTWASEDSGFIAHRKNLHEEGLHRIEEERHDYDFNIETCSRTIQLMEPIATQLRRMDDHSQRTYTLPPGLGGQSETIYKRVIMKLYARERGAEVIQSLHERPYQVIPVLLNRLKERLESWKMAQREWEKVWREQTQKMFWKSLDHQAASAKQNDRRQFQLKTLQGEIQVRYEEMKRAGNANPALLRQPQMEFTVDDIDVLYDTTYLVLSHVEATLATDQPKLFNFIRDFVPLFFGLDAENFRDKMHGRFDRSPNSEMVDDEASGAEDSASMKSRKTGPKNSMLRAALTGRKMQRKDREDSNASGSRASTPDVGSNADEEPSVDATMDDAEERGELATGRWMDHPTTNNDDKKTRPNVNPHEPQVRTLYRCWANTPIYCFVRLFVMLYERLYKLKISEAGVREAVKKANRVKPAVELGIIDKLPGDFFPDVSEGANYYNQMLQKFDEVVKGELEFVEVEEALRRFYLQSGYPLYPFEKIVNTLARDAIMVMNSDSKDKSAEVYALFRKDRQKETSTAQQQTDYRKSVEKMVKDAELYRIDFDGLANKVLISLHKKDDPIADDGLSVLDRENKWRYYVASYTSVDNTDGINFNHVHYPFRMSNI, encoded by the exons ATGGAACAAGCTCCACAACATCAATCACAACCTGGCCCTCCTCCACATTTGCATCAACCAGTCGCGCTGGGTCCGCGAACTGTGCACGGTCCAAACGGCCTTTTGAGTAATCCGGGTCTTGGAGGTCAGCCGCAGCAtccacatcttcctcttGGAGCGCCTTCAGGACCTGCAAACATCTTCGCCGGAGGTCCCGTACAGCCAAATCAGGGACAGCAGATGCCAGGCTTGTTGGGTCCGTATGGTGCGCCTGCTCAAGGGACTCCCCAGCATCCGCAAGAACAACACACTCCTCAACAGCAGACTCCTCAGGGAGGCCCACAAGCACAAGGCCAAGGCCCAGGCCAGCAACCGATTCTGAATGACGCGCTCAGCTATCTGGATCAAGTCAAAGTCCAATTCGCAGATCATCCCGATGTCTACAATCGCTTCCTCGACATCATGAAAGACTTCAAATCTGGCGCCATCGACACACCTGGGGTCATCGGTAGAGTTAGCACTCTCTTCGCAGGTAATCCGCAGCTTATCCAGGGATttaacacgttccttccacCCGGCTATCGCATAGAGTGCGGCGCCGATGATGATCCGAACGCGATCAGAGTCACCACACCAATGGGTACAACAGTATCCTCACTACCACAGCCTCGTCCTCTGAGTCAACAAGGACTACCAGAGAGCTCTCGGCCCGCCAATGGCACCTTCACACCGCAACCCGGCGGTCAAGGCGCGCAGATGATGTTCAGTCCAAGTGGACGACCACTCGGACCCGTCGCACCAAATCAACCTCAGCATCTCTCACCACTAGAAGCAACACGACAACAGCAAGAACAGCAGGCAATGCATCAACAAGAGCAGCGTGGTGTCAATTCGCTCCAAAGTGCCGTGTCAGCAGCTGCGGGTGGGGCCGGTCTTCGCGCCGGCGTATCTCCGCGCGCAACGCCGATGCCTGATCAGGACGCAAGTGCGATGATTGACGCTTCTCAAGCTGGCATGGAAAAGCGTGGACCTGTCGAGTTCAACCACGCCATCAGTTATGTGAACAAAATCAAG AATCGCTTTTCGGCGCATCCAGACATTTACAAACAATTCCTCGAGATCCTTCAAACCTACCAACGCGAATCGAAACCGATCCAAGACGTGTACGGCCAGGTGACTCACCTGTTCAAGACCGCTCCGGACTTGCTGGAAGATTTCAAACAGTTTCTGCCAGAGTCAGCAGCACAGGCCAAAGCTGCGGAGCGTGCACGACAAGAGGCGGAGAACAACGTGCTCATCTCGAATGTGAGAGgtgaaggcggtggaggaggaatatACGGCAGCCCTGTCATGTCGCGTGAGGCACACATGGGCACACCAGGTGGGACTGGGCGAGGCCTGCCGCCGGTTGGCAACTTCGCACCAACGCCAGCATCCAAGGACAACAAGCGGAAGCGCGATCAGCGACAAGGCACCGCGGGTAGCATTCCCGATGGCGTCGCTGGACCAGCTGCCAACAAAGCTCAATTTCCTGGGCAACCCGGCAAACGCGCCAAACCGAATCACACTGTCGCAAAGGGCCCGATCGAGCCACCACCATCGTCACCGACCCTCATTCCCGCCCTCCCCGCACCGATCGAGCCGACCACCACTTCCGCCGCGACGAGTGAAGAGCTAAGTTTCTTTGACAAGGCGAAAAAGGCGATTGGGAATAAGAACACGATGAATGAGTTTTTGAAGCTCTGCAATCTGTTTAGTCAAGACTTGATTGATCGCACGGTGCTCGTTCACCGCGCGCGATTCTTCATCGGTGCTAATGCGGACCTGATGAAGTGGTTTCAAGAGTGGGTTGGATACGATGAGCGGGATATCGTGGTGGAGAACAAGCCTCGCGTGCCATCTGGTAGAGTCATGCTCAGCAACTGCAGAGGTCTTGGCCCGAGCTACCGCCTGCTACCCAAGCGCGAGCGTCAGAAGCCATGCAGTGGTCGCGATGAGCTGTGCAACTCTGTGCTGAACGATGAGTGGGCGTCGCATCCGACGTGGGCGTCAGAGGATAGTGGCTTCATCGCTCACCGCAAGAACCTCCACGAGGAAGGCCTGCACCGCATTGAGGAGGAGCGTCACGATTATGACTTCAACATTGAGACTTGTAGCCGCACGATCCAGCTCATGGAGCCGATTGCGACACAGCTCCGCCGTATGGACGACCACAGCCAGAGGACATACACACTGCCACCTGGTCTTGGAGGTCAAAGCGAGACCATCTACAAGCGCGTCATCATGAAGCTGTATGCTCGTGAGCGTGGAGCAGAGGTCATCCAATCACTTCACGAGCGACCTTACCAGGTCATCCCGGTCCTGCTCAACCGCCTCAAGGAGAGACTGGAGTCGTGGAAAATGGCACAGCGCGAGTGGGAGAAGGTCTGGCGCGAGCAGACGCAGAAGATGTTCTGGAAGTCACTCGACCACCAAGCCGCCAGTGCGAAGCAGAATGACCGTAGGCAATTCCAGCTCAAGACACTTCAAGGCGAGATCCAGGTCCGCTacgaggagatgaagcgCGCGGGCAATGCCAACCCGGCACTCTTGCGACAACCGCAAATGGAGTTCACCGTTGACGACATCGACGTTCTCTACGACACCACCTATCTGGTGCTCAGTCATGTGGAGGCGACGTTGGCGACAGATCAACCCAAGCTGTTCAACTTCATTCGCGACTTTGTGCCGCTCTTCTTCGGTCTCGATGCGGAGAACTTCAGAGACAAGATGCATGGAAGGTTTGATCGATCGCCAAACAGTGAGATGGTCGACGATGAGGCATCTGGCGCTGAGGATTCAGCGTCGATGAAGTCGCGCAAGACCGGACCGAAGAACAGCATGTTGCGCGCGGCTCTCACTGGGCGAAAGATGCAGCGCAAGGATCGCGAGGATAGTAATGCCTCTGGAAGCCGTGCATCAACTCCTGATGTTGGATCGAACGCAGACGAGGAGCCATCTGTCGACGCCACCATGGATGATGCGGAAGAACGAGGAGAGCTGGCAACCGGACGCTGGATGGATCATCCTACCACCAACAATGACGACAAGAAGACCAGGCCAAACGTCAACCCTCACGAACCGCAAGTGCGCACGCTCTACCGCTGCTGGGCTAACACCCCGATTTACTGCTTCGTCCGACTGTTTGTCATGCTCTACGAGCGACTGTACAAGCTCAAGATTTCCGAAGCTGGCGTGCGTGAGGCCGTTAAGAAGGCCAATCGCGTCAAGCCAGCTGTGGAGCTTGGTATCATTGACAAGCTGCCGGGTGACTTCTTCCCAGACGTTAGCGAGGGCGCAAACTACTACAATCAAATGCTGCAGAAGTTTGACGAGGTCGTCAAGGGCGAGCTGGAGTTTGTGGAGGTCGAAGAGGCTCTTCGTCGCTTCTACCTTCAATCAGGGTACCCGCTCTACCCCTTCGAGAAGATTGTCAACACTCTCGCCCGCGATGCTATCATGGTCATGAACAGCGACAGCAAGGACAAGTCTGCAGAAGTCTACGCGCTGTTCAGGAAAGACCGACAGAAGGAGACGTCGACCGCTCAACAACAGACTGACTACCGCAAGTCTGTCGAGAAGATGGTCAAAGACGCCGAGCTGTACCGCATTGACTTTGACGGTCTCGCCAACAAAGTTCTCATCTCCCTTCACAAGAAAGACGACCCCATCGCTGATGACGGCCTTTCCGTCCTCGATCGCGAGAACAAATGGCGTTACTACGTCGCCTCCTACACTTCCGTCGACAACACTGACGGCATCAACTTCAACCACGTCCACTATCCCTTCCGCATGTCCAACATT